The stretch of DNA cgtaaaatgaaaaataaatatgcaGGGGGAACTTGGAATTTTCTTTAGGATCCAGGTGGTCTAGTTCTGAAAGATAACAAGACGGAATGTTCTGTTCCCACAGGTACCAGTAACGTTTGAGGGAACAGTCTGTAGTTCAGATGAGGAGTGGAATGAttcaggaggaggatagaaggaGCTTTCCAAGGAGGTGACGATGGAAAATGATCAGACCATCAACTCTTCAGGTAATGGGAGTTTTATTTGGAGAAACCACTTGATGCACAAATGCATCCTCATTCTACTTGAAGCTTAATCCTAAAAACAATCTTTAATTTTAGCACCAGGCCTGCTGAGAGCTGAAGCCTGGACCCGGGATTGTTGAGCGCGGGGAGGGGGGATTTAGATCTCTTTAACAAAGCCAATTAGACTGTTTAAATTATTTACAAAAGCTTGTTTTCTGTCCGGACACATCTCATTGCACCTTTTTTaaactccatatatatatatatattgattaacGTTGGCTTCCCGTTGTGTTTCTTTTGCAACAGACTCGACAGATAACACTCCCAGATCTTCTCACCAAGGGCAAAACTACGGGAACCATTCCATACCAAGCAAACCTAAAAACTCTGAGAGAAAAACGCTTGAGGAATCCACCGATTGTGAGAAAAACCTTAGTTGCAGCAACACAGGGATTTTACACCATGGAATACACATGGTCGAAAGTACTTTTGCCCGTTTGGGACACAAGGAAAGCTTTACTTCCAGCTCAGACCTGAAGCCGGGTTGTGATGAAAGCAGTTTAGACGTTAATAAGCACCAGCAAATCCATAATGAAAAAAGGCCATATACATGCACTGAATGCAGGAAAAGCTTCAGTTTGAGCTCAGCGCTTTATGTACAccagagaattcacacaggagagaagccataCGTTTGTAAAGATTGCAGCAAAAGCTTTTCTCGTAGTTCATCTCTTTTTATGCATCAAAGAATTCACACAGGCAAAAGGCCATATAAATGTAATGAATGCGGGAAAACTTTTATTAGCAGCTCACATCTTAACACGCACCAAAGAATTCACACGGGAGAGAAGCCATATGCATGTGCTGTATGCTCGAAGAGTTTTCGTAGCAGCTCCGATTTGTCGAAACACCAGAATACCCACACACGAGAGAAGCTGTACTCGTGCAGCGAATGCGGCAAAAACTTCACCCACAGGTCATCTTTTATCAGACATCAAGGAATTCACACAAGACAGAAGCCGAACCCGTGCaatgagtgtgggaaaagcttcactCGCTGCTCCGCTCTTGTTAGGCATCAGAGAATGCACACAGGAGAGAAACTGTATCCGTGCCCAGACTGTGGAAAAAGCTTTAGGAGCAGCTCACGCCTCAACGTGCACAAGAGGATCCACACAGGAGAGAGGCCGTACCAGTGCACCGAATGTGGAAAGAGCTTTACTCAGAGTTCATCTCTTATTAACCACCAAAGAAACCACACTGGGTTAAAACCTTACGCATGCGCCGAATGTGGGAAAAGATTTACTAACAGCTCCCGTCTTGTTAGGCATCAAACAATACACGGAAAAGATGATCCAGAATGAGGGAAGAGCGGTGTCCACCGTTTTCTTTAGTTCTAGTAAACACCTCCTCGTTGTCAAACATACTAAAAATGTAACTTCTTGGTTTAAGTGAAGATAAGACCCATTGTATACTTTTAAATTCAAAATATCATTTTTGATTTCCTAAGATAGAGCTGTGTCTGTTTCTCCTACCGGACTTGGTGGGAAAACAATGAAACTGGGAAAGCAAATCTGCTAAACCCTTTTATAGAGaggactagctgagagccccggcgttgcccgggatgtttgtggtgtgggtgtggcatttgggtggggagtggtccacacggcccatgtgcggtggtagtgctgctgtggctgtactgatggtgattgtatcggtgtgctgatttgggagggtttggtgctgatgtgggggtgcggatgtgggtgtgccgatgggggaggtgcaaaggtggcgatgtgtgggtgctgatgggggctgagaatggtggggagccgagaatgccagtgtgctgggggggcatgggataccggtgtgctgatgtggtggtgctggggatagtgtgtgtgtgtatacatgtttgtgtgtatacattgtatgtgtgtgtgtgtgtgtatatacatgtgtgtgtatgtgtacatgtgtgtgtatacatgtgtgtgtgtgtatacatgtgtgtgtgtgtatacatgtgtgtgtatgtatacatgtgtgtatgtatatattgtgtgtatacaacatgtttgtgtgtgtatacacgtgtgtatacacacgtgtgtatacacatgtgtgtgtatacacatgcgtgtgtgtgtatacatgtgtgtgtatacacgtgtgtatacatgtgtgtgtgtatgtataaatgtgtgtgtatgtgtgtgtataaatgtgtgtgtgtgtatacatgtgtgtgtgtgtatacatttgtgtgtgtgtatacatgtgtgtgtgtatacatgtgtgtgtatacatgtgtgtgtgtgtgtatacatgtgtgtgtgtatacattatgtgtatgtatacctgtgtgtgtatacgtgtgtgagtgtatgtctccatgtgtgtgtgtacgtgtacatgtgtgtgagtatacgtgtacatgtgtgtgtgtgtacgtgtctacgtgtacatgtgtgtgtgcacgtgtacatgtgtgtgtgtgtgtctacgtata from Ascaphus truei isolate aAscTru1 chromosome 6, aAscTru1.hap1, whole genome shotgun sequence encodes:
- the ZNF436 gene encoding zinc finger protein 436 isoform X2, with the translated sequence MENDQTINSSDSTDNTPRSSHQGQNYGNHSIPSKPKNSERKTLEESTDCEKNLSCSNTGILHHGIHMVESTFARLGHKESFTSSSDLKPGCDESSLDVNKHQQIHNEKRPYTCTECRKSFSLSSALYVHQRIHTGEKPYVCKDCSKSFSRSSSLFMHQRIHTGKRPYKCNECGKTFISSSHLNTHQRIHTGEKPYACAVCSKSFRSSSDLSKHQNTHTREKLYSCSECGKNFTHRSSFIRHQGIHTRQKPNPCNECGKSFTRCSALVRHQRMHTGEKLYPCPDCGKSFRSSSRLNVHKRIHTGERPYQCTECGKSFTQSSSLINHQRNHTGLKPYACAECGKRFTNSSRLVRHQTIHGKDDPE
- the ZNF436 gene encoding zinc finger protein 436 isoform X1 — translated: MDLEPVLLFGKRPAAVTDSTDNTPRSSHQGQNYGNHSIPSKPKNSERKTLEESTDCEKNLSCSNTGILHHGIHMVESTFARLGHKESFTSSSDLKPGCDESSLDVNKHQQIHNEKRPYTCTECRKSFSLSSALYVHQRIHTGEKPYVCKDCSKSFSRSSSLFMHQRIHTGKRPYKCNECGKTFISSSHLNTHQRIHTGEKPYACAVCSKSFRSSSDLSKHQNTHTREKLYSCSECGKNFTHRSSFIRHQGIHTRQKPNPCNECGKSFTRCSALVRHQRMHTGEKLYPCPDCGKSFRSSSRLNVHKRIHTGERPYQCTECGKSFTQSSSLINHQRNHTGLKPYACAECGKRFTNSSRLVRHQTIHGKDDPE